The following proteins are co-located in the Myxocyprinus asiaticus isolate MX2 ecotype Aquarium Trade chromosome 44, UBuf_Myxa_2, whole genome shotgun sequence genome:
- the LOC127434738 gene encoding transcriptional regulator Myc-2, translating to MPASLAYKNYDYDYDSIQPYFYFDNDDEDFYQQQQGQTQPPAPSEDIWKKFELLPTPPLSPSRRQSLSTADQLEMVSEFLGDDVVNQSFICDADYSQSFIKSIIIQDCMWSGFSAAAKLEKVVSERLASLHAARKELMADSTDSSSNRLSASYLQDLSTSASECIDPSVVFPYPLMESPKASKVAPTQPMLVLDTPPNSSSSSGSDSEDEEVDEEEEEEEDDDEEEEEEIDVVTVEKRHKRSETEVSESRYPSPLVLKRCHVSTHQHNYAAHPSTRHDQPAVKRLRLESSMVISSGSNRHGKQRKCTSPRTSDSEDNDKRRTHNVLERQRRNELKLSFFALRDEIPEVANNEKAAKVVILKKATECIYSMQMDEQRLLSIKEQLRRKSEQLKHRLQQLRSSH from the exons ATGCCGGCGAGTTTGGCGTATAAAAACTATGATTACGACTACGACTCCATTCAGCCCTATTTCTACTTCGACAACGACGACGAGGATTTCTACCAGCAGCAGCAGGGACAGACTCAGCCTCCTGCGCCCAGCGAGGACATTTGGAAGAAATTCGAGTTGCTGCCCACACCGCCGCTCTCGCCTAGCCGAAGACAGTCGCTCTCCACCGCCGACCAGCTGGAGATGGTCAGCGAGTTCCTCGGAGACGACGTTGTCAACCAGAGCTTCATCTGCGACGCGGACTACTCCCAATCCTTCATCAAGTCCATCATCATCCAGGATTGCATGTGGAGCGGCTTTTCCGCCGCTGCCAAGTTGGAGAAAGTGGTTTCTGAGAGACTGGCATCCCTGCACGCTGCGAGGAAGGAGTTGATGGCTGACAGTACGGATAGCAGCTCGAATCGACTCAGTGCAAGTTATTTGCAGGATCTGAGCACTTCTGCATCAGAATGCATAGATCCATCGGTGGTCTTCCCTTATCCTCTTATGGAGTCTCCCAAAGCCAGCAAGGTTGCACCAACACAGCCCATGCTGGTATTGGACACTCCACCAAACAGCTCCAGCAGCAGTGGGAGTGATTCAG AAGATGAAGAGGTGgatgaggaagaagaagaggaggaagatgacgacgaagaagaggaggaagaaatCGATGTGGTGACTGTGGAAAAGCGGCACAAAAGGAGTGAGACCGAGGTGTCGGAATCGAGGTACCCGAGTCCGCTGGTGTTAAAGCGCTGTCACGTCTCCACCCACCAGCACAACTATGCTGCCCATCCCTCCACGCGGCACGACCAGCCCGCAGTCAAGAGGCTTCGATTGGAGTCCAGCATGGTTATCAGCAGCGGCAGCAACAGGCATGGGAAGCAGCGCAAGTGCACAAGTCCCCGAACGTCAGATTCGGAGGACAACGATAAACGCAGGACTCACAATGTGCTGGAGCGTCAGCGCAGAAACGAACTCAAACTCAGTTTTTTTGCACTACGGGATGAGATCCCCGAGGTTGCAAATAATGAGAAAGCCGCCAAAGTGGTGATACTAAAGAAAGCAACAGAGTGCATCTACAGCATGCAGATGGATGAACAGAGGCTGCTGTCCATCAAAGAACAGCTGAGGCGAAAGAGTGAACAGTTAAAACACAGGCTGCAACAGCTGCGGAGTTCACATTAA